The following proteins come from a genomic window of Ailuropoda melanoleuca isolate Jingjing chromosome 2, ASM200744v2, whole genome shotgun sequence:
- the LOC109491308 gene encoding uncharacterized protein LOC109491308: MFSGRSSGTLQWTSHFFPSLRGASGHNGLTGGFLPSTETSAVVGSLRPAACWGAHRGRPCGRKGSPYHTGQLHPAVRVADLLQHINQMKTAEGYGFKQEYEDFCQGWDAMRKMPARRPMADNPDRGPRTWGSQLEAVSRGLGRETQGSSSTQP, encoded by the exons ATGTTCTCCGGAAGAAGCTCTGGGACACTGCAGTGGACAAGTCACTTCTTTCCGAGCCTCCGTGGAGCTTCTGGTCACAATGGGCTAACAggtggcttccttccttccact GAGACCAGCGCAGTGGTGGGGTCACTGAGGCCAGCAGCCTGCTGGGGGGCTCACCGCGGCCGTCCCTGCGGCCGGAAGGGCTCCCCGTATCACACGGGGCAGCTGCATCCCGCGGTGCGCGTGGCCGACCTCCTGCAGCACATCAACCAGATGAAGACGGCCGAGGGCTATGGCTTCAAGCAGGAGTACGAG GACTTCTGTCAAGGCTGGGATGCCATGAGGAAGATGCCAGCTCGGAGGCCCATGGCTGACAATCCTGACAGAGGGCCTAGAACCTGGGGGAGCCAACTGGAGGCAGTCAGCAGGGGGCTTGGCAGGGAAACCCAGGGTTCAAGCTCCACCCAGCCATGA